Below is a window of Deltaproteobacteria bacterium HGW-Deltaproteobacteria-2 DNA.
ATTCCTCCCGCGCCACGCGGCGTTCCTCAAATTGAAGTTTCTTTTGATATTGATGCGAACGGAATTGTACACGTAAACGCGAAAGACCTCGGCACCGGAAAGGAACAGAGTATCAAGATTACGGCATCCAGCGGATTGAGTGAAGCTGAAATTGAAAAGCTCGTTAAAGACGCGGAAATGCATGCGGAAGAAGATAAGCGCCGCAAGGAACTTATCGAAGCCCGAAATCAGGCCGATACCATGATTTACTCTGTTGAAAAAAACATCAAAGAGTTTGGCGACAAGGTTGATGCGGCGGAAAAAGCCAAGATCGAAGAAGCCATCACCAAAGCGAAAAAAGCCCTCGAAGGCGACGATATCGAAACCATCAAGAAGACTCAGGATGAGTTGATGAATGTCTCTCACAAACTGGCGGAGGCCATGTACGCGAAGACATCAGGTGGTCAGGGAGGTCCCGGTCCCGGAGCTGATGGCGGGGCACAGCAGCAATCCGGAAATGAGCAGGCATCGGGCAAGAAGAATGACGACGTGGTGGATGCCGATTTTGAAGATGTAAAATAAATATTCTTAAATTAATATTTTCAAAGCCCGCAGCGGTTAAAGCCGTTGCGGGCTTTTTTTATTATCGACCGGAACTATAAAATATTATACAATATCCGTAAACAAAGGATAATCATGAATAGCTTTTCTTTTAGAAAAAAATTAATTGCTGTACCGCTGAGCATTATTGTTTTGATTACAGTCGGTGTTTACTCTGCCGCTGCGTCAAAGAAATCAATTCAAAATTCATCATTCGGATATCAGGAATTAATTCTAACCAATGAAGAATACTTACCCACGCTTTTGAAATGTATTGATGAAGCGAAAAGTGAAATACTAATATCAATCTTTTCTTTTAAAGCCGGCAAGCATAAAAACAGTTATCCTGATCGGATTGCCAGCCACCTGGCAAAAGCAGTAAAAAGAGGCATAAAAGTATATGTTATTTTAGAAACGACAGACAGCAAATCGGACGAACTGAATATTCAAAACAAGCAGACAGGAAAATTTCTGGAAGAAAAAGGAGTAAATGTTTATTTCGATTCTCCACGACAAACTACACATACAAAGCTTGTGGTCATCGATCAGCACCTTGTTTTACTGGGCAGTCATAATTTTACGCAATCGGCGCTAAAATACAATAATGAGATTTCTATCTTGCTGGATAGTTCGGAGATGGCCCAAAACGCCCGTAACTATATCCTGAGAATTATCAAGGAGGCAAAATGAAATTTTATCGACCACTCGGCAAAATGTTTATTTTGTTAACGGTCATTTTCTCCCTCTGCTTCTCAAAAATAGCTATTGCTGATGAAAAGCCGGTCCAGATTCCAAATGCTGGAGGAAAATCATTGCCGGTAAAACCGCCGGATGCCAAACAACAGGTAAAGACACTTTCCTCCGGTAAGCTCGAGCGGAATACTTTAGGATGTGTGTTTCCCCTATCCGGGCAATATGCTGATTGGGGAAATAAGGCGCGGGATGCAATTTTATTGGCTACCGAAGCAGTTGATGAAAAAAATAATCCTTTATGGAAAGTCATTTTTGAAGACTCTCAGGGATTACCGGAAGACACAAAAACAGCCATAGCACATTTAGCCAATGCAAAAAATGTCATGGCGATTATTGCCGTTACCGGAGGGGCAGAAGCCATGGATGCGGCTCGCGAAGCAGATAAGTGGAAAGTCCCATTAATCTTAATAACACCAAAAGAAGGAGTGACGTCTGCAGGCGAATATGTTTTTCAGAATTTCCTGACCCCCAGACAGCAAATCAAAGCTCTGGCAAAGTACGCGCTGGATGATTTGAATTGCGCAATATTTTCCGCTTTATATCCACAGGATGATTATGGCAAGGAAATGGCAAAAATCTTTCAGGAGGAGGTAATACGTCTGGGCGGCAAGGTGGAAAAAGCAATTCCCTACGACATAAATCAAGCGGATTTTAGAGAAGAAATTAGCAAATTAACCGGAGTCAAAGTCAGCGCTCCGCAAAGAAAAGGGACCAATCAAGAAGAAAATAAAGACACCATTTCCGTTGATTTTGAAGCTTTGTTTATTCCCGATTCTTATACGCGTGCAAAATTGATCGCTTCACAACTTGATTTTTATAATGTAAAAGGCTTTAACCTTTTAGGCACAAGTTTATGGCATTCGTCGAATTTACTGAAAAATGACGCACAATATCTGGAAGGAGCCATCTTTGTTGATAGTTTTTTTGCCCATAGTTCTTATCTGGAAACAATTAACTTTGTTGAAGTTTATTACAAAAAATATAAACGTGAACCGGAAAACATTGAAGCGCTCGCTTACGATACAGCCGCAATAATCACAGGCACTCTGGATAATAAAGAAATTAAAACACGCGGACAATTTGCCGCGGCTTTGAATAAAGCGGAAAATTACAATGGAGCAACAGGAAACTTTTATTTTGATTCAAACAGAGTCGCTCAAAAGACTGCTTTTATATTGAGAGTTGAAAACGGACAATTGGAACAAGTTAAATAGGGTCAAGGGGCAAAGATTAGAGGATGAAAAATATACGATTTTTACTTACCAACGATGATGGAATTTACGCCAAAGGATTGAGTGCTCTTTACGCCGAGCTTTCCAAAGAAGCGGATTGCCTGATTGTTGCGCCGGAGACAGAACAAAGCGCAGTGGGACATGCCATTACAATTTCTCGTCCCCTGATGGTGCGCCGCGCTACCAAAAATGATAAATTTCTAGGATACGCAGTCTGCGGCACACCGGCAGACTGTGTAAAAATAGGAATCACGGAATTATCTGATGAACCGATTGATTTGGTTGTCTCCGGAATCAACAGAGGGGGCAACGCCGGCATTAATGTTCTCTATTCTGGAACAGTCTCCGCCGCAACCGAAGGGGCAATTTTGGGATTTCCCTCTATGGCTGTTTCTCTGGACACTCACAAAGAAGCCGATTTTACTTATGCCGCAAAATTTGCCCGTAAGATGACCCGATTAATACTGAGTAATCCTCAAAAACTCAAAGGAAGTGCAATTAATGTCAATATTCCGTGTCTTCCTCCTGAAAAAATCAAAGGCGTCGTTGTTGTCCGGCAAGCTCAAAGCAATATTGTCGAAACTTTTGAAAAACGCACAGATCCGCGAGAAAATATTTACTACTGGTTTGCCAGCGAATCTCAATCCGCCCGCAAGCAGAAAGATACTGATGTCGGCGCGCTGGCTGCAGGCTTCATAACAATCACACCAATTCATTACGATCTGACCAGACATGATTTGCTCGACACTCTCAAAGACGCCATAAAGCAAGGCAATTTATAATTGAATCATTTTGAATTATTTTCCGTTAACGGATGAGAAAAACGGGAATCGGGCTTTTGCGGATAACGTGAGATGTGGTGCTGCCCAGGAAAAATTCGCGCAGGCGATTGTGGCCGTAGGCTCCCATAACCATTAATTCCACCGATCCTTCGCGGATGAACTTGATTATTTCATCGGGTTCCTTGCCGGAGAGGATTATTGTTTCGCAATCGGCTATCGGGGGTTCATCCGGATCTTTTTGATTTGCTTCCTCGACCTGAGCAATTAAAGCTGCCGCTTTTTTGGAATCCGGCGTGATAATGATAACTGTCAACGGCCAGGCGTTTTGTTGGGATAATTTCAGGGAAAGATCAAGTGCCTTGGTAGCGGAGGCGCTCCCGTCGAAGGCAAGAGCCATGCTTTCAATTTCTATAAAATGCTCAGGTGTGACCAGAACTGGTTTGCCCGAATTGCGCGTAACGGCTTCGGCAACCGATCCAAGAAGTCCGCCCTCCTTCAGGTGAAAGTTTTCCCCTTTTTTCGCCATCAGAATCAAATCCGCGTTTTGAGCTTCTTCGATTATTACCGAACTGATTTTGCCGATTACTTTTTTTACTTCGGCTTTTATTCCATTCTTCTGACAGCGCTCCTGAAATTCTTTCAGGATAAAGTCGGCTTTTTCATCTAAAGATTTTTCAATGGCTTCGAAGAACCCTTCATAAGGCGGCATTCCGACTGAACCGGAAATATCGGTGAGCATCGGCCCCTGGATCAGGTTAACATCAATAACATAGAGACCGGTCAGGGAGGCTTCCAGTTTACGGGCAATATAAATTCCGTATTTAAGAGCTGTAAGACTGTTGACGGAACCATCGGTGGGGATGAGAATTTTTTTTATCATGGTAACTCCTTTTAAAAAAGAGACATGATTATTTTTGTTTTTCGTCGAAATGCTTCAAATCCTGGAGTAAACCAGCAACTTCATGTTCTTCCCAGATACGGGAAGAGCCGTTTTCTTCATTATCTGAATCCTGATTTCCGGCGCTGATTTCAGTAAAAACAAGAAACTCTCCTTTAAAATTCCCGTTTTTATAAGTAGCCTTTTCTTTTATCTGGCCGCTTCTGAAATAAGCAAAATATTCGCCTTCCCTTTTATCATTTTTAAAAAATCCCTTTTCCTTAATCTGCCCGTTCTTATAGTAGCAAATATAGTCACCTTCAAATTTATCGTTCTTGAAATTCTCTTCTTCTTTTAATTGTCCATTTTTATAAAAAATCTGATATTTGCCGTTGAGCCTGCCATGTTTGTAATATTCCCGTTCCCTGATATTCCCGTTTTGATAATAAGAAGTATATTCGCCTTCCATTCGGCCATTAATATAATTTACCTTCTCTCTTATCAGGCCGTCGTTATAATAAGTCGCTGCGGGGCCATTCTTTCTGCCGTGAACAAAATTAATCTGTGCCAGTATTTGACCATTTTTATAATAAGAAGTGTATTCACCTTCCAGCTTACCATTCTTGATAAATTTTTTTTCTCTTATAGATCCATCGGAGAAAAACAATTTTTGTTCTTCGGCAGTTGTATTTGTTTTAGCCATAAAAATATCATCTCTTTTAAAGCTTTTAACTTTATTTAATCATTTTAAACTCGGAAGGATAATCCTTGGTTGATAAATTTCCCTATTAAAAGATATACTATTTTAAAAGATTAAGACATTGCTTTTTTTAAACAATCATTTATGATAATGCAACTAAAATTAATGAGACTCGACAGAAACGAATCCCGACGAGTCGGGATAATTCGCTCTAAGATTTTTACCCTTTTGGTAAAAATCAAGGCTCATTAATAAATTTAGTTTAATTTTTTTAGAAAAAAAGATATTACAATCTTCTGATCGGATATATTATAAAACAGTTGGAAGTTTATAATAAAGAGTTATAATTAATGTTCAATCCTAATTTAGACACAACAAGCGTAGCTATTATCGGTCCGGGCCGTTTAGGCACATCTTTTGCGTACAAATTCGGCCGGGACAACAAACGTGTGGCCATTTATTACCACGATCCGGAAGTATGCAAGGCAATAAACAGTGACCATCTAAATCCTCTGCATCTGACCGAAGATCTTGCTAATCGTCTGGGCGGGATGGATAACGTTCCCCGTCTTTCCAACAAAGTGTATGCAACAAACGACCTGGAACACATTGTCGAAAACAATGATTTTATCATTCTGGCCATAACCATGAATCGCCTGCCGGAATTCCTTAATTATCTCAAGCCGATGATTGACAAAAAAGCGGGTGACACATGCCTTGTTTCGCCGATCAAAGGTTTGATTTCCGACGAAATATCCAAAAAGCTGATAACGCCTTCGCAACTAATCAACAATAATTTGTATAATTTAAAACACAAATATCAGATAGCCTGCATTGGCGGACCGTTTTTTGACATTGATATAGCATTGGGAAACCCCGTTTGTTTAACAGTCGCCGGCAAGAGACGCATTGCTAATCTCATCAGAGAAGATTTGTTTAAATTCAACCGCAACGAAATCAATTCATATTATAATTTTGACATTGTCGGCGTGGAAGCCTGCGGCGCTTTAAAAAACATTGTGGCAAATATTAAAGGGCTGGCGGATTCGCTTAAGATGGGAGACTCGATTCCGGGAACTATATTTGCCCGTTCCGGTGTAGAAATTCGTTCGTTATCCCGTCTTTTAGGAGGAGGATTTCAGGCATTCCACAGCCAGGCAGGAGTCGGCGATTTGTATGTGACTGTTTCATCTCTGGCCAGTAAAAATTATCGCTACGGTAAATATTTCTATGAGCTCTATACAGGCAATCCTATCGAAACCAACTTGCGTGTGCTGGAAAAAATTGATGGGACTCCCGAAGGTCCCAATACAGTCAGAAACGTTTATAAATATTTAGAAAAGAAAAACATGTACAGCCCTCTTTTTTCCTGCGCCTACCGGATATTTAACGAACCTGGTAACAAAGACACCATTAAAGAAATGATCATTCAAGCCTGCCAGAATGATAAAAGAACTAAAGAATATATCAGCCAGGCGTCCAGAATTATGTACCGTATTTTCCCCAATTACTGGTACCGTCGTGATAAAGGGTTTTTCGACTAGAAAATCATTTTAATTCTTCTTCGCTGACTATTTCCGTTTTAATCATCGTGATGAGTTCCTGAAAGACTGGCAAAACATCCTTGCGAAAACGACCGGCCACACAAACATTCATAATGTCGTCGCCTATTTTAAGATGGCCTTCATTAATCCATGCCTTGATTTCGACAATGCCGTCTCTTTTTTTAAATTCATCAACAACGGTTTTGAGCTTTGCCTTATCGTAGGAAAGATTCATCGCCTGAACCTTCCCGCCGT
It encodes the following:
- a CDS encoding 5'/3'-nucleotidase SurE, with product MRFLLTNDDGIYAKGLSALYAELSKEADCLIVAPETEQSAVGHAITISRPLMVRRATKNDKFLGYAVCGTPADCVKIGITELSDEPIDLVVSGINRGGNAGINVLYSGTVSAATEGAILGFPSMAVSLDTHKEADFTYAAKFARKMTRLILSNPQKLKGSAINVNIPCLPPEKIKGVVVVRQAQSNIVETFEKRTDPRENIYYWFASESQSARKQKDTDVGALAAGFITITPIHYDLTRHDLLDTLKDAIKQGNL
- a CDS encoding molybdopterin converting factor — encoded protein: MIDKWIKEIKKESPPDMLGMILLHNGIVRATAKNGGKVQAMNLSYDKAKLKTVVDEFKKRDGIVEIKAWINEGHLKIGDDIMNVCVAGRFRKDVLPVFQELITMIKTEIVSEEELK
- a CDS encoding phospholipase codes for the protein MNSFSFRKKLIAVPLSIIVLITVGVYSAAASKKSIQNSSFGYQELILTNEEYLPTLLKCIDEAKSEILISIFSFKAGKHKNSYPDRIASHLAKAVKRGIKVYVILETTDSKSDELNIQNKQTGKFLEEKGVNVYFDSPRQTTHTKLVVIDQHLVLLGSHNFTQSALKYNNEISILLDSSEMAQNARNYILRIIKEAK